CTACAACTGAAAATACAATTCGTTTTGCAAGTGATTGGGCACTCAGGTTTGGCTACAATCGTATTATTTTGTTAAAGACCTTTTACGATTCTGTTTTCGATAATATTGCAGTATCTGCAGAATATGCGCCTGTAAGTCAGGACTTCAGGTGGGAGGAACGGAGAGAAAGCACAAAGAAACTGGATAGTATGGCGGATGAGCTCAGTGCGAGAATGGAGGATGACATGGCGGTGCTGACAGCTGTGAGTGAAGTGCCTTTATTAAGAGCGATTAATGAGACGATCAGGGAGGAAAGTGTGGACCTGGTGTTGCTGGGAAGTGATAGTTGCCAGTCAAACAATAATAGTTTTATAGCAGGGAATATTATCAGTATTGCAAAGATCTCTCCTGTACGGGTGCTGGTGGTGCCTTCTCATTATAGTTTCAGGCCAATCAACGATGTATTGCTGCCTTGCGATTACAGGATGATGGGTAACCTGGCAAAGCTGAATGATCCAAAACACGCCACCTTAGCGAGGAGTATGAATTTGCATGTGTTGAATGTAGATGCGAAGGAACGGTATATTAATCCGAATGAAGAGTTCAAAAACCTGGAGGCGCATTTGCATAGTTACCTGCAGAATTATAAGCATGATATTAATTATAGTAATGAGAAGAATATCATTGACGGGATTATAAAATATACCAAAGAGAATGATTTCCAGTTGATCATTTCATTGCCGGGAAAACATAGTTTCCTGTATTATTTAACTAATAAGAGTATTTCAGAAGCAATATGCAGGAATGCAAGGGTGCCGGTGATGATTTTGAAATAGAAAGGATAATATGAATTTTGAAAAAACAGGAAGCTGTATGTAAGTATGCTCTTGCTAAATAAGACTTTCAATAAGCCAATAATTTTCCAATAAAAGAGAAAAGGTGTACCGAATTTTCGATACACCTTTCTTTTTTTGTAGCTATTCTGATGCTAAAACACCCTTGGATTGGCCATCCTCACTTTGAACCCGGGGAAAGTATATCCCAATGATATTTCATGTGTACCACTGCTATACCCGTTCAATGGGCCGGTGGTAATATCATAGGCATACCCTACCCGCATATTTGGCACAGGGAAAAGCTCGATAGCCGCAACTACAGCGTTGCTATAGGCCAGCTTGCTTTGTAAATAGTTCTTGTCATACAGGTTCACTCTTGTACGATAAGAACCGCCCAGCCAGATGATGTCTTTGTAGAGGATGAATGTATTCCAGTCAAAACTGGTAGGACCCCCTAAGTCATCTTTCAGTAAGAAGGATGGTTTCAGCTGGAAATCTTCATTCAGCGGCAACAGCATACCTGCGGTGAGGTAGTAGTGCATTTTGGATTGTGGCACTAGTTTGTACTGCCCACTCTTGAGGTAGTTGGTGATCAGGTTATCTACCGAGAAACCGGCAAAGAAGCGATCATTAGAAAAGTATACCCCTGCCCTTGCGTCTGGCGATAAGGTGCGCTGAACACCCGCAGGCATACTGGTTTCAGGATCATTGGTCACCAGATCTGTGGCATTGATGCTCTTTTGCAAAAGACCGAAACTGATCCCAAAGGCAAGACGGGAGCTACCATCAGCATTCAGGCGAATACGGTATGCGTAGCTGCCATAAGCTCCCAGCGTGCTTTGTGCACCCAGTTTGTCGCTGGTGACCTGGAAGGCCAGCCCAACGTTATCATTTGCTACAGCGGCGTCTACAGCTACTGAGAATGTACGGGGTGCACCATTGATACCGGTCCACTGACTGCGATAGAAACTATGCGCATTCAGCTGCTCCTTGTAGCCAGCATATGCGGGATTGATGTAAATCCCGTTAAACATATACTGGCTGTACTGTGCATCCTGCTGGGCTTTCAGTGTCAATGACCCTGCGAATAATAAGCCTGCGATTAAAAATATCTTCTTCATGGTTTTCAGCGCTAATCACATTAATTATTAAAGTTCCTTACCAGTGTAGTGTATCCTTTGATCACTTCCCATCCTGAGCTAGCTGTGCGCCTGATGCGCAGCAGGTAGTAATAAGTTCCTTCGTTCAAGCCCTCTCCTTTCCATGTATTCTGGTAGTTCTTTGATCTGAATACTTCGTTACCCCAACGGTTTACGATGATCAGTTCTGTTTCAGCATATTGGCTAAGACCTCTGATCTCGAATACGTCGTTCCTGCCATCGCCGTTCGGTGTGAACAGTGTTGGTACGGTGATCTCTGCAAATGAGGTAGAGATCTTTACAGTAGCGATGTTGGTAGTTTTACCATCAGCAGTTGTCACCTGGTAGGTGAAGGTATCCTCACCGGTATAACCTGTAGCAGGTGTGTAAGTGACGGTACCGTTGCTGTTTACGACTACCGAACCGTGGGCTGGTTGATCTACAACCCTTACTGAACCCGGATCGAAGGTCGAAGTACGGGCACTGTCGTTGGCAAGTACATCGATGTCGATTGGTGTGTTGGCGACTACAGTTATG
This window of the Chitinophaga sancti genome carries:
- a CDS encoding universal stress protein is translated as MKTMLIPVDFTATTENTIRFASDWALRFGYNRIILLKTFYDSVFDNIAVSAEYAPVSQDFRWEERRESTKKLDSMADELSARMEDDMAVLTAVSEVPLLRAINETIREESVDLVLLGSDSCQSNNNSFIAGNIISIAKISPVRVLVVPSHYSFRPINDVLLPCDYRMMGNLAKLNDPKHATLARSMNLHVLNVDAKERYINPNEEFKNLEAHLHSYLQNYKHDINYSNEKNIIDGIIKYTKENDFQLIISLPGKHSFLYYLTNKSISEAICRNARVPVMILK
- a CDS encoding PorP/SprF family type IX secretion system membrane protein, which gives rise to MKKIFLIAGLLFAGSLTLKAQQDAQYSQYMFNGIYINPAYAGYKEQLNAHSFYRSQWTGINGAPRTFSVAVDAAVANDNVGLAFQVTSDKLGAQSTLGAYGSYAYRIRLNADGSSRLAFGISFGLLQKSINATDLVTNDPETSMPAGVQRTLSPDARAGVYFSNDRFFAGFSVDNLITNYLKSGQYKLVPQSKMHYYLTAGMLLPLNEDFQLKPSFLLKDDLGGPTSFDWNTFILYKDIIWLGGSYRTRVNLYDKNYLQSKLAYSNAVVAAIELFPVPNMRVGYAYDITTGPLNGYSSGTHEISLGYTFPGFKVRMANPRVF